The following coding sequences are from one Methanolacinia paynteri window:
- a CDS encoding DUF4435 domain-containing protein → MEKNYPSLKEKLFVITEGPYDYEFYSRFFNRETCEIRFANSKKNVIRIIDNLLGEIPDEKQESFIGIVDRDFSFFYENCRNDPANIFMTDSHDLETMIISEKIIERVLNRYEKSSVGGNFQRKANVGIRDGNLLRRLIECSRLIGLSLYINEKYGFNMIFKHINCKKKNVFLEFTEPSSLSINEKKLMEFICRRNPTKSKDFMAAFSEEMSEKKEYFDHPMQICRGHDLMCVLLSEININYPQKNGKNVVLGDLERLCLELYEEEDFYKTDLYGNIKAWVDMQKKGTEKSFFKTEDI, encoded by the coding sequence ATGGAGAAAAACTATCCTTCGTTGAAGGAAAAATTATTTGTCATAACCGAAGGCCCTTATGACTATGAGTTCTATTCGCGTTTTTTTAATCGTGAGACCTGTGAAATACGTTTTGCAAATTCCAAAAAAAACGTAATTCGCATTATAGATAATCTCCTTGGAGAAATTCCTGATGAGAAGCAGGAATCGTTTATTGGAATTGTTGACAGGGATTTCTCTTTCTTTTATGAAAATTGCAGAAACGACCCGGCAAATATCTTCATGACCGACTCTCACGATCTTGAGACGATGATAATATCTGAGAAAATAATTGAAAGGGTCTTGAATAGATACGAGAAAAGTTCTGTTGGAGGAAATTTCCAGAGAAAAGCAAATGTGGGAATAAGAGACGGAAATCTTTTAAGGCGTCTTATCGAGTGTTCGCGGCTGATTGGATTATCTCTGTATATTAATGAAAAATATGGCTTCAATATGATTTTTAAACATATCAACTGCAAGAAGAAGAATGTTTTTTTGGAATTTACCGAGCCTTCTTCCCTGAGTATCAACGAAAAAAAGCTGATGGAATTTATTTGCAGGCGCAACCCTACCAAATCTAAAGATTTTATGGCGGCTTTTTCTGAGGAGATGTCTGAAAAGAAAGAATATTTCGACCATCCTATGCAGATATGCCGTGGACATGATTTGATGTGTGTGCTCCTGTCCGAAATAAACATCAATTATCCACAGAAAAACGGCAAAAACGTCGTTTTAGGGGATCTTGAAAGACTGTGCCTGGAGCTCTATGAGGAGGAAGATTTCTATAAAACGGATTTGTATGGTAATATAAAGGCCTGGGTAGATATGCAGAAGAAAGGGACTGAAAAATCGTTTTTTAAAACAGAAGATATTTGA